In one Nocardioides luteus genomic region, the following are encoded:
- a CDS encoding AMP-binding protein, producing MFVPFSVNDFIDRAASVYGERVGIVDEPDQPAASLGEVTYAEMKALAKRMAAKLDELGIGVGERVAIVSHNSARLLTAFYGVSGYGRILVPVNFRLRPDEVSYIVEQSGASVLWVDPEVDEALKDVTAKHRFVLGDDANLYAAEGVEPEPWERDENATAAINYTSGTTARPKGVQITHRNIWTNALTFGLHAGLTDRDVYLHTLPMFHANGWGMPFAATGLGIKHIVLRKVDGMEILRRVRDHGVTYMCAAPAVAAAVLDALPQWQKTEGEIPGRDKVRIIMAGAPPPTKTVVRVQEELGWEFIQIYGLTETSPLLTINRTRAEWDDLDPMERAAKLTRAGAPAIGVSLDISPDKEVLARSNVVLEGYWEKPEETEKALADGWFHTGDGGSIGDDGYLTISDRIKDVIITGGENVSSAEVEDVLFLHPAVAEVAVIGIPSEKWGETILALVVLAEGAQATQEELIAWCKERAAGYKAPTVVEFRDSLARTATGKLQKFKLREPYWGDRERKVN from the coding sequence GTGTTCGTCCCGTTCAGCGTCAACGACTTCATCGACCGTGCCGCATCCGTCTACGGCGAACGGGTGGGCATCGTCGACGAGCCCGACCAGCCGGCGGCCTCCCTCGGGGAGGTGACGTACGCCGAGATGAAGGCGCTCGCCAAGCGGATGGCGGCGAAGCTGGACGAGCTCGGCATCGGGGTCGGGGAGCGGGTCGCGATCGTCTCCCACAACTCGGCGCGGCTGCTGACCGCGTTCTACGGCGTCTCCGGCTACGGACGGATCTTGGTGCCCGTCAACTTCCGCCTCCGCCCCGACGAGGTCTCCTACATCGTGGAGCAGTCGGGCGCCTCGGTGCTCTGGGTCGACCCGGAGGTCGACGAGGCGCTCAAGGATGTGACCGCCAAGCACCGATTCGTGCTGGGCGACGACGCCAACCTCTACGCCGCCGAGGGCGTCGAGCCGGAGCCGTGGGAGCGGGACGAGAACGCGACCGCGGCGATCAACTACACCTCCGGCACCACTGCCCGGCCCAAGGGCGTGCAGATCACCCACCGCAACATCTGGACCAACGCGCTGACGTTCGGGCTCCACGCCGGGCTGACCGATCGTGACGTCTACCTGCACACGCTGCCGATGTTCCACGCCAACGGCTGGGGGATGCCGTTCGCGGCGACCGGCCTCGGCATCAAGCACATCGTGCTGCGCAAGGTCGACGGGATGGAGATCCTGCGCCGCGTACGCGACCACGGGGTCACCTACATGTGCGCCGCCCCCGCGGTGGCGGCCGCCGTGCTCGACGCGCTGCCGCAGTGGCAGAAGACCGAGGGAGAGATCCCGGGACGGGACAAGGTGCGGATCATCATGGCCGGCGCTCCGCCGCCGACGAAGACGGTCGTCCGCGTGCAGGAGGAGCTCGGCTGGGAGTTCATCCAGATCTACGGCCTCACCGAGACCTCGCCGCTGCTGACCATCAACCGCACCCGTGCCGAGTGGGACGACCTCGACCCGATGGAGCGCGCCGCGAAGCTGACCCGCGCCGGCGCGCCCGCGATCGGGGTGAGCCTCGACATCTCGCCCGACAAGGAGGTCCTGGCCCGCTCCAACGTGGTGCTCGAGGGCTACTGGGAGAAGCCGGAGGAGACCGAGAAGGCGCTGGCCGACGGCTGGTTCCACACCGGCGACGGCGGCAGCATCGGCGACGACGGCTACCTCACCATCTCCGACCGGATCAAGGACGTCATCATCACCGGCGGCGAGAACGTCAGCTCCGCCGAGGTGGAGGACGTCCTCTTCCTGCACCCCGCGGTCGCCGAGGTCGCCGTCATCGGCATCCCCAGCGAGAAGTGGGGCGAGACCATCCTCGCCCTCGTCGTCCTCGCCGAGGGCGCGCAGGCGACCCAGGAGGAGCTGATCGCCTGGTGCAAGGAGCGCGCCGCCGGCTACAAGGCGCCGACGGTCGTCGAGTTCCGAGACTCCCTGGCGCGTACGGCCACCGGGAAGCTGCAGAAGTTCAAGCTCCGTGAGCCCTACTGGGGTGACCGCGAGCGCAAGGTCAACTAG
- a CDS encoding phytoene desaturase family protein: protein MTQTATPLTPGHEADDHTWDAVVVGAGPGGLTCGAYLAANGKRVLVLEANQVVGGSTQVFRRAGNKFEFDVGTHYVGECGPGGRMQTALSGLALTERIKWLRQRPEGHCQVMIPGTTFQTPTGWDTYLDRLIAAFPGEEAGLRRCVRVMRIIAAGEQPRLRPYHLLRWGIRPITKLMDACGLSADAQAVILAENGDYTWPPYRTPTAMHAGFLHHYLQAGAYYPRGGGQVIGAHLTDVITTHGGRVRTKTRVERILIEDGRAVGVRLADGEEIRAEAVVSAADFKRTWADLVGDEHLTRRLRRRLQDLEMTLPMFAVYVALDVDLRERGTPPLAWVWPTNDVDGYYREVEAGRCPERMPVGISCPTAKDPEGTHSAPAGYSTLELVSWAPKGHEFWNVSEDPTDGASYGRDERYLHLKEELTQRVLDTAELMIPDIRERMVFCEASTPITQERFTLTSDGSCYGIAPLIRNLGPFRPRVTTHIPGLFLAGGSTEHMFGINATIWGGMGTAGAVLGRDLVAEVRDGAVFVDEADLTPITDDFDPLLASKPGSVIRRAARRRPRATA from the coding sequence ATGACGCAGACCGCGACACCCCTCACTCCGGGCCACGAGGCCGACGACCACACCTGGGACGCCGTGGTGGTGGGCGCCGGGCCGGGCGGCCTCACCTGCGGGGCCTACCTCGCCGCCAACGGCAAGCGGGTCCTGGTGCTCGAGGCCAACCAGGTCGTCGGCGGCAGCACCCAGGTCTTCCGGCGCGCCGGCAACAAGTTCGAGTTCGACGTCGGCACCCACTACGTCGGCGAGTGCGGCCCCGGCGGTCGGATGCAGACCGCGCTGTCCGGCCTCGCACTGACCGAGCGGATCAAGTGGCTGCGCCAGCGACCCGAGGGCCACTGCCAGGTGATGATCCCCGGCACCACGTTCCAGACGCCGACTGGCTGGGACACCTACCTCGACCGGCTCATCGCGGCCTTCCCCGGCGAGGAGGCCGGGCTGCGGCGCTGCGTACGGGTCATGCGGATCATCGCCGCCGGGGAGCAGCCGCGGCTGCGCCCCTACCACCTGCTGCGCTGGGGCATCCGGCCGATCACGAAGCTGATGGACGCCTGCGGCCTGAGCGCAGACGCGCAGGCCGTGATCCTCGCCGAGAACGGCGACTACACCTGGCCGCCCTACCGCACGCCCACCGCGATGCACGCCGGCTTCCTCCACCACTACCTCCAGGCCGGCGCCTACTACCCGCGCGGCGGCGGGCAGGTCATCGGCGCCCACCTCACCGACGTGATCACCACGCACGGTGGCCGGGTGCGCACCAAGACCCGCGTCGAGAGGATCCTCATCGAGGACGGGCGGGCGGTCGGCGTACGTCTGGCCGACGGCGAGGAGATCCGCGCCGAGGCCGTCGTCTCCGCCGCGGACTTCAAGAGGACCTGGGCCGACCTGGTCGGCGACGAGCACCTGACCCGCCGCCTGCGGCGCCGGCTCCAGGACCTGGAGATGACGCTGCCGATGTTCGCGGTCTACGTCGCTCTCGACGTCGACCTGCGCGAACGCGGCACGCCGCCGCTGGCGTGGGTGTGGCCCACCAACGACGTCGACGGCTACTACCGCGAGGTCGAGGCGGGCCGCTGTCCTGAGCGGATGCCCGTCGGGATCAGCTGCCCCACCGCCAAGGACCCGGAGGGTACGCACTCGGCGCCGGCGGGCTACTCCACGCTCGAGCTGGTCAGCTGGGCACCGAAGGGACACGAGTTCTGGAACGTCTCCGAGGACCCCACCGACGGAGCGTCGTACGGCCGTGACGAGCGCTACCTCCACCTCAAGGAGGAGCTCACCCAGCGGGTACTCGACACCGCCGAGCTGATGATCCCGGACATCCGCGAGCGGATGGTCTTCTGCGAGGCCTCCACGCCGATCACCCAGGAGCGCTTCACGTTGACCAGCGACGGCTCCTGCTACGGCATCGCGCCGCTGATCAGGAACCTCGGCCCGTTCCGCCCGCGGGTCACCACCCACATCCCCGGGCTGTTCCTCGCCGGGGGCAGCACGGAGCACATGTTCGGCATCAACGCCACCATCTGGGGCGGCATGGGCACCGCCGGCGCCGTGCTCGGTCGCGACCTCGTCGCAGAGGTACGCGACGGCGCGGTCTTCGTGGACGAGGCCGACCTGACCCCGATCACCGACGACTTCGACCCGCTCCTGGCCTCGAAGCCGGGCTCGGTGATCCGTCGGGCCGCCCGGCGTCGCCCCAGGGCGACGGCCTGA
- a CDS encoding TetR/AcrR family transcriptional regulator: MNHAQKPKDQAGDAAARGTRRRERTRARVLEAAEQLLSQHAPEEIRIEDVAALAGISPASVYVHFGTKDGLMAAVTERLLTVATETLRSAYAAQTTPLERFAGVGSAYLKLLLEHPSVVKYLMVTGERGPRSAVEDQVVERFSELRREFEQSIRDAVDSGAIRKVDPELLSYFLFGSWNGVAALALRRDALALEPDRVELAVIEAGLVLLEGLIQAPPA, from the coding sequence GTGAACCACGCCCAGAAGCCGAAGGATCAGGCCGGCGACGCCGCGGCGCGCGGGACGCGCCGGCGGGAGCGAACCCGCGCCCGGGTGCTCGAGGCCGCCGAGCAGCTGTTGTCGCAGCACGCCCCTGAGGAGATCCGGATCGAGGACGTAGCCGCCCTCGCGGGGATCTCTCCGGCCTCGGTCTATGTGCACTTCGGCACCAAGGACGGGCTGATGGCAGCCGTCACCGAGCGGCTGCTGACGGTGGCCACCGAGACGCTGCGGTCGGCCTACGCCGCGCAGACGACTCCACTGGAGCGCTTCGCCGGCGTCGGGTCGGCCTACCTGAAGCTGCTGCTGGAGCACCCGTCGGTCGTGAAGTACCTGATGGTCACCGGTGAGCGCGGCCCCCGGTCGGCGGTGGAGGATCAGGTCGTCGAGCGGTTCAGCGAGCTGCGGCGCGAGTTCGAGCAGAGCATCCGCGATGCGGTGGACTCCGGCGCCATCCGGAAGGTGGATCCGGAGCTGCTGTCCTACTTCCTCTTCGGGTCCTGGAACGGGGTGGCCGCGCTGGCGCTGCGCCGGGACGCCTTGGCGCTGGAGCCCGACCGCGTCGAGCTCGCCGTGATCGAAGCCGGCCTGGTGTTGCTCGAGGGTCTGATCCAGGCTCCGCCTGCCTGA
- a CDS encoding intradiol ring-cleavage dioxygenase: MSRVPEPEHTPEGPTFEGRLLARPEEEVVDQGAGFDISTLLTRRRVLGLVGVGVGAAALAACGASGSSGSSVSTGGSATDASATADGEIPQETNGPYPADGTNGTNVLTESGIVRSDITSSLDGGTTVDGVPLRFTFTVTDMANDNVPFEGAAVYLWQCDALGRYSMYSEGVEDETYLRGVQVADANGQVTFTTIVPGCYDGRWTHMHFEVYPDAESATTGENAIATSQVAFPEKMLTKVYQDDAYEGSTDNLAKVSLDTDNVFSDGYDLEMGTFTGSPSAGYRGSLAVAVDTTTEAAMGAAPPTRR; this comes from the coding sequence ATGAGCCGCGTACCCGAACCCGAGCACACCCCTGAAGGCCCCACCTTCGAAGGCCGCCTGCTGGCCCGCCCCGAGGAGGAGGTGGTCGACCAGGGCGCCGGCTTCGACATCTCGACGCTGCTGACCCGGCGCCGGGTGCTCGGGCTCGTCGGGGTCGGCGTCGGGGCCGCCGCCCTGGCCGCTTGTGGGGCGTCCGGCTCGTCAGGCTCTTCCGTTTCCACGGGCGGCTCCGCGACCGACGCGTCCGCGACCGCCGACGGCGAGATCCCGCAGGAGACCAACGGCCCCTACCCGGCCGACGGCACCAACGGCACCAACGTGCTGACCGAGTCCGGGATCGTACGCAGCGACATCACCTCCAGCCTCGACGGCGGCACCACCGTCGACGGCGTGCCCCTGCGGTTCACCTTCACGGTCACCGACATGGCCAATGACAACGTGCCCTTCGAAGGCGCCGCGGTCTATCTGTGGCAGTGCGACGCACTGGGCCGCTACTCGATGTACTCCGAGGGCGTCGAGGACGAGACGTACCTCCGCGGTGTCCAGGTCGCCGACGCCAACGGCCAGGTGACCTTCACGACGATCGTCCCGGGCTGCTACGACGGCCGCTGGACGCACATGCACTTCGAGGTCTACCCCGACGCCGAGTCGGCGACCACCGGCGAGAACGCGATCGCGACCTCGCAGGTCGCGTTCCCGGAGAAGATGCTGACCAAGGTCTACCAGGACGACGCCTACGAGGGCTCGACCGACAACCTCGCCAAGGTCAGCCTCGACACCGACAACGTCTTCAGCGACGGCTACGACCTCGAGATGGGCACGTTCACCGGCAGCCCGAGCGCCGGCTACAGGGGCTCGCTCGCCGTCGCGGTCGACACCACCACCGAGGCCGCCATGGGCGCCGCGCCCCCGACCCGGCGCTGA
- a CDS encoding zinc-ribbon domain-containing protein, giving the protein MIIFGFKTYTRLLATLSLVCPNCGQRAAQRLFENVNKFTLFFIPLFPVSRSRRMDCTYCGYASKLSKEQAEQLQSAPRPGVG; this is encoded by the coding sequence ATGATCATCTTCGGGTTCAAGACCTACACGCGGCTGCTCGCGACGCTCTCGCTGGTCTGCCCGAACTGTGGGCAGCGGGCCGCGCAGCGGCTCTTCGAGAACGTCAACAAGTTCACCCTCTTCTTCATCCCGCTCTTCCCCGTCAGCAGGTCGCGCCGGATGGACTGCACCTACTGCGGCTACGCCTCGAAGCTGTCCAAGGAGCAGGCCGAGCAGCTCCAGTCCGCGCCACGTCCGGGCGTCGGCTGA
- a CDS encoding amidohydrolase, whose product MGGRALPAELLLRGGRVLREGRWEDVALAVRGGRIAAVGPSLDSLVEPETVVEELDGRWVLPGFHDSHVHPVQAGLEMNQCDLTGLSTLEEYLDAIESYASANPERAWVSGGGWSMDSFPGGVPDASPLDRLLPDRPVFLPNRDHHSAWVNTRALEIAGIDARTPDPSDGRIERDASGNPTGALHEGAMALVGSLVPAPTSQDLTDALLTAQRHLHSVGIVGWQDALVGDGLGMPDSLPTYIAARDSGALTAKVVLAQWWDRDRGLEQLPELVVRRALAAQAGLDAASVKLMQDGVCETHTAAMLSPYLDTHGRVTDNRGLSFIPADALAEYVAALDAHGFQAHIHALGDRAVRDSLDAIAHARATNGASGLRHHLAHVQVVDAADVPRFAELEVTANIQPLWACLDEAVEVLTLPFLAPAAREQQYVFGSLLRTGARIACGSDWPVSDPAPLLGMHVAVNRRSPDQPTDAAPLLPDEALSVAEALAGYTTGTAYLNRLEDSTGRIETGYAADLVVVDHDILGPDPTVLGRTRVTHTYVDGREVHRL is encoded by the coding sequence ATGGGTGGACGGGCTCTCCCCGCGGAGCTGCTGCTGCGCGGGGGCCGGGTGCTGCGCGAGGGCCGCTGGGAGGACGTGGCCCTCGCCGTCCGGGGCGGGCGGATCGCGGCCGTCGGCCCGTCGCTCGACTCACTTGTCGAGCCCGAGACCGTCGTCGAGGAGCTCGACGGTCGCTGGGTCCTGCCCGGCTTCCACGACTCGCACGTGCACCCGGTCCAGGCCGGGCTGGAGATGAACCAGTGCGACCTCACGGGTCTGTCCACGCTCGAGGAGTATCTGGACGCGATCGAGTCCTACGCCTCGGCCAACCCTGAGCGTGCCTGGGTCTCCGGCGGTGGCTGGTCGATGGACTCCTTCCCCGGCGGCGTGCCGGATGCCTCGCCGCTCGACCGCCTGCTTCCCGACCGACCGGTCTTCCTGCCCAACCGCGACCACCACTCCGCCTGGGTGAACACCCGCGCGCTCGAGATCGCCGGCATCGACGCCCGTACGCCGGACCCGTCCGACGGGCGGATCGAGCGGGACGCCTCCGGCAACCCGACCGGCGCGCTGCACGAAGGCGCGATGGCGCTGGTCGGCTCGCTGGTGCCCGCCCCGACCTCGCAGGACCTGACGGACGCCCTGCTGACCGCCCAGCGCCACCTCCACTCCGTCGGCATCGTGGGCTGGCAGGACGCGCTCGTGGGCGACGGTCTCGGCATGCCCGATTCGCTGCCGACCTACATCGCCGCCCGGGACTCCGGCGCGCTCACCGCGAAGGTCGTCCTGGCCCAGTGGTGGGACCGCGACCGCGGCCTGGAGCAGCTGCCCGAGCTCGTCGTACGCCGTGCGCTCGCGGCCCAGGCGGGGCTGGACGCGGCCAGCGTGAAGCTGATGCAGGACGGCGTCTGCGAGACCCACACCGCCGCGATGCTCTCTCCTTATCTGGACACCCACGGCCGAGTCACCGACAACCGCGGACTCTCCTTCATCCCGGCCGACGCCCTGGCGGAGTACGTCGCGGCGCTGGACGCCCACGGCTTCCAGGCCCACATCCACGCCCTCGGGGACCGGGCGGTCCGCGACAGCCTGGACGCGATCGCGCACGCGCGTGCGACCAACGGAGCCAGCGGGCTGCGCCACCATCTGGCCCACGTGCAGGTCGTCGACGCCGCCGATGTGCCGCGCTTCGCAGAGCTCGAGGTCACCGCCAACATCCAGCCGCTGTGGGCCTGTCTCGACGAGGCGGTGGAGGTGCTGACCCTGCCGTTCCTGGCACCGGCCGCGCGCGAGCAGCAGTACGTGTTCGGGTCGCTGCTGCGTACGGGGGCCCGGATCGCGTGCGGCAGCGACTGGCCGGTCTCCGACCCGGCGCCGCTGCTCGGCATGCACGTCGCGGTCAACCGCCGCTCCCCCGACCAGCCCACCGACGCCGCCCCGCTGCTGCCCGATGAGGCGCTCTCGGTCGCCGAGGCCCTCGCCGGCTACACGACCGGCACCGCCTACCTGAACCGCCTGGAGGACTCCACCGGCCGGATCGAGACCGGGTACGCGGCCGACCTGGTCGTGGTCGACCACGACATCCTCGGCCCGGACCCGACCGTCCTCGGCCGGACCCGGGTGACCCACACGTACGTCGACGGTCGCGAGGTCCACCGGCTCTGA
- a CDS encoding ABC transporter permease, whose amino-acid sequence MSRPSGTNLALGVWTTLVFVFLFAPIIVIGIYSFNGGRLLTAWDGFSLEPFTAIVERPTVRHTVAVSLQTAVIAAILASALGTLAGMAMARFPGRWTGPFTLLLLLVSVTPEIVDGIALLPWFVTLGQDWSLLPFNNGYVRLVIGHSLFATAVVTYIVRARLVGLDASLEEASADLYARPVATFFKVTLPLVGPAVLAGGLLAFTLSLDNTVISSFINVSGTTSWPVYVLSSVRSGLKPEIAAVSTILLVFTLLVLGLVARVLKRSGSSVTDTMAVA is encoded by the coding sequence ATGAGCAGGCCGTCCGGAACCAATCTCGCGCTCGGCGTGTGGACCACGCTGGTCTTCGTCTTCCTGTTCGCCCCGATCATCGTGATCGGCATCTACTCCTTCAACGGCGGCCGCCTGCTGACCGCCTGGGACGGCTTCAGCCTGGAGCCCTTCACGGCGATCGTCGAGCGGCCGACCGTACGCCACACCGTCGCCGTCTCGCTGCAGACCGCCGTGATCGCGGCGATCCTGGCCAGTGCGCTCGGCACCCTGGCCGGGATGGCGATGGCCCGGTTCCCGGGCCGCTGGACGGGCCCGTTCACGCTGCTGTTGCTGCTGGTCTCGGTGACCCCCGAGATCGTCGACGGCATCGCGCTGCTCCCCTGGTTCGTGACGCTCGGCCAGGACTGGTCGCTGCTGCCCTTCAACAACGGCTACGTACGCCTCGTGATCGGTCACTCGCTCTTCGCGACCGCGGTCGTCACCTACATCGTCCGGGCCCGCCTGGTCGGGCTGGACGCGTCCCTGGAGGAGGCGTCGGCGGACCTCTATGCCCGGCCGGTGGCGACGTTCTTCAAGGTCACCCTTCCCCTGGTCGGCCCGGCGGTCCTGGCCGGCGGGCTGCTCGCCTTCACCCTGAGCCTCGACAACACGGTGATCTCCTCGTTCATCAACGTCTCCGGCACGACCTCGTGGCCGGTCTACGTGCTCTCCTCGGTCCGCTCCGGTCTCAAGCCCGAGATCGCCGCGGTCTCCACCATCCTGCTGGTCTTCACGCTCCTGGTCCTCGGCCTGGTGGCGCGGGTGCTCAAGCGCTCGGGCTCCTCGGTCACCGACACCATGGCCGTGGCCTGA
- a CDS encoding ABC transporter permease, whose translation MPRSASSRLPGFVLAVPAWLWLTVFFVVPFLQIAWFSLGEKPGMFGTHSNAVMSLERYAEAFSPTFFTIFRATLWMSVLGTIACLLIALPAAYYMALKVPAHRRGLLVALVMVPYWTSFLIRTIGWKVILSSEGALAGFLTDVGLVGDPHDLLNTRGAVLLGLIYNYLPLMILPLYVAFDRVDGALGEASKDLGAGRVRTFFQVTLPLARPGIVAGVILVFIPMMGDYVTPAVLGGAKGTMVGSLIASQFLTAQNWALGSAMAVVLILLTMLVVVLAIALLWGVGWLVGRRTRLVIGTNVGGTKVVGTKEVATA comes from the coding sequence GTGCCTAGGAGCGCGTCCAGCAGGCTTCCCGGGTTCGTCCTCGCCGTCCCGGCGTGGCTGTGGCTGACGGTCTTCTTCGTGGTGCCGTTCCTGCAGATCGCCTGGTTCAGCCTCGGCGAGAAGCCCGGGATGTTCGGCACCCACAGCAACGCGGTGATGTCGCTGGAACGCTACGCCGAGGCGTTCAGCCCGACCTTCTTCACGATCTTCCGGGCGACGCTGTGGATGAGCGTGCTGGGGACGATCGCCTGCCTGCTGATCGCGCTGCCCGCTGCGTACTACATGGCGCTCAAGGTCCCCGCGCACCGTCGTGGGCTGCTGGTCGCGCTGGTGATGGTGCCCTACTGGACCTCGTTCCTGATCCGGACGATCGGCTGGAAGGTGATCCTCTCCTCGGAGGGCGCCCTGGCCGGGTTCCTGACCGACGTCGGCCTGGTCGGCGACCCGCACGACCTGCTCAACACCCGCGGGGCGGTGCTGCTGGGCCTGATCTACAACTACCTCCCGCTGATGATCCTGCCGCTGTACGTCGCCTTCGACCGCGTCGACGGCGCCCTCGGCGAGGCGTCGAAGGACCTCGGCGCCGGCCGGGTGCGGACGTTCTTCCAGGTCACGCTGCCGCTGGCGCGGCCCGGGATCGTCGCCGGCGTGATCCTGGTCTTCATCCCGATGATGGGCGACTACGTCACCCCGGCCGTCCTCGGCGGCGCCAAGGGCACCATGGTCGGCTCACTGATCGCCAGCCAGTTCCTGACCGCGCAGAACTGGGCGCTCGGCTCGGCGATGGCGGTCGTGCTCATCCTGCTCACCATGCTCGTCGTCGTCCTCGCCATCGCGCTGCTGTGGGGCGTGGGCTGGCTCGTCGGGCGCCGGACCAGGCTGGTCATCGGAACGAACGTCGGGGGAACGAAGGTCGTCGGAACGAAGGAGGTGGCGACCGCATGA
- a CDS encoding polyamine ABC transporter substrate-binding protein encodes MSKPVDKNGNVRILASHAGARAIRQELSRRHFLSLAALAGAGVALSACGSDGGGESSAVEPGAGATGGPVEKSLSIYTWGDYDSPEVIDAFGKTGPKVTLDSYGSNEELISKLVAAKGTSGYDIVVPTGVYIPQLIENEIIVPLNKDLIPNISKVDPQFLGQDWDPENEYSVCKCWGTTGFVYDTTVIKRDLVTWNDFIDAMQNEASGKTSLLDDPQGVSGLYFWANGIDWNTEDMADYDAYEAEAVEKWAPHIAGFDSYPATGAMQQNTFALMQNWNGDSRLGILEHKQPDRWKWVLPGPTTELWMDNWCIPTGAPHPEAAHAFLDYVLEPENSFLEMDYIGYNTGAVGIEEMAKERNVELPEMIFFTEEQLATMKNGAVNEAQDRRTEVYDKLKAAASA; translated from the coding sequence GTGAGCAAGCCCGTAGACAAGAACGGCAACGTACGCATCCTGGCCAGCCATGCCGGCGCGCGAGCGATCCGCCAGGAGCTCTCCCGCCGCCACTTCCTGAGCCTGGCGGCTCTCGCCGGTGCCGGTGTCGCCCTGAGCGCCTGTGGTTCCGACGGCGGTGGCGAGTCCAGCGCCGTCGAGCCGGGCGCGGGCGCCACCGGCGGTCCGGTCGAGAAGTCGCTCTCGATCTACACCTGGGGCGACTACGACTCCCCCGAGGTGATCGACGCCTTCGGCAAGACCGGCCCCAAGGTGACCCTCGACTCCTACGGCTCCAACGAGGAGCTGATCTCGAAGCTGGTCGCGGCCAAGGGCACCAGCGGCTACGACATCGTGGTGCCAACCGGCGTCTACATCCCGCAGCTGATCGAGAACGAGATCATCGTCCCGCTCAACAAGGACCTGATCCCCAACATCTCCAAGGTCGACCCGCAGTTCCTCGGCCAGGACTGGGACCCGGAGAACGAGTACTCGGTGTGCAAGTGCTGGGGCACGACCGGATTCGTCTACGACACCACCGTGATCAAGCGCGACCTGGTGACCTGGAACGACTTCATCGACGCGATGCAGAACGAGGCCTCGGGCAAGACCTCGCTGCTCGACGACCCCCAGGGTGTCTCCGGCCTCTACTTCTGGGCCAACGGCATCGACTGGAACACCGAGGACATGGCCGACTACGACGCCTACGAGGCCGAGGCCGTCGAGAAGTGGGCGCCGCACATCGCCGGCTTCGACTCCTACCCGGCCACCGGCGCCATGCAGCAGAACACCTTCGCGCTCATGCAGAACTGGAACGGCGACTCCCGCCTCGGCATCCTCGAGCACAAGCAGCCCGACCGCTGGAAGTGGGTCCTGCCCGGCCCGACGACCGAGCTGTGGATGGACAACTGGTGCATCCCGACCGGCGCCCCTCACCCCGAGGCCGCGCACGCGTTCCTCGACTACGTGCTGGAGCCGGAGAACTCCTTCCTGGAGATGGACTACATCGGCTACAACACCGGCGCGGTGGGCATCGAGGAGATGGCCAAGGAGCGCAACGTCGAGCTGCCGGAGATGATCTTCTTCACCGAGGAGCAGCTCGCCACGATGAAGAACGGTGCGGTCAACGAGGCCCAGGACCGGCGTACGGAGGTCTACGACAAGCTGAAGGCCGCCGCCAGTGCCTAG